In one window of Mercurialis annua linkage group LG4, ddMerAnnu1.2, whole genome shotgun sequence DNA:
- the LOC126676132 gene encoding uncharacterized protein LOC126676132 isoform X1 has translation MWSIISSQHCSWAGGGQQQHQICYTQSNKFAYLQFGGTNFSHALSAFHNLSSKKYLSFSTPLDDNNVPDESQGGGGGGGGGGDGGADDDGDVSDKKDELGGVNSEMLRRNLEKIVGTDDSAFNGLDLATLIRNKYGRSYDVQLIKKEFMGRNLLALNVMWRYMEQRSFPLTEEEYILRLDDVANTLKCWGAVSHIRDSLARSKERPRIGKAVSIFIDMDESGGRANEWIYR, from the exons ATGTGGAGCATAATATCAAGCCAACATTGTAGCTGGGCAGGCGGAGGTCAGCAACAACACCAAATTTGCTATACTCAGAGTAACAAATTTGCTTATCTTCAATTCGGAGGAACCAACTTCTCTCATGCTCTCTCTGCTTTCCACAACTTAAGTAGCAAGAAATACCTCAGCTTCTCCACCCCATTGGATGATAATAATGTTCCTGATGAATCAcaaggtggtggtggtggtggtggtggcggtGGTGACGGTGGTGCTGATGATGACGGTGACGTAAGTGACAAGAAAGATGAACTTGGTGGG GTTAATAGTGAAATGCTGAGAAGGAATCTTGAAAAAATTGTGGGTACTGATGATTCTGCATTTAATGGATTAGACCTTGCAACTCTTATAAGAAACAAGTATGGAAGGTCTTATGATGTTCAACTTATCAAGAAG GAGTTCATGGGAAGAAATCTCCTTGCTCTAAATGTCATGTGGAGGTACATGGAGCAG AGATCATTCCCACTAACTGAAGAAGAGTATATATTGAGGCTCGACGATGTGGCGAACACATTGAAATGTTGGGGAGCTGTATCACACATTAGAGACAGCTTGGCAAGGTCAAAAGAGCGACCTCGGATAGGAAAA GCAGTAAGCATTTTTATAGACATGGATGAGTCAGGAGGGCGGGCAAATGAATGGATTTACCGGTAG
- the LOC126676132 gene encoding uncharacterized protein LOC126676132 isoform X2, with translation MWSIISSQHCSWAGGGQQQHQICYTQSNKFAYLQFGGTNFSHALSAFHNLSSKKYLSFSTPLDDNNVPDESQGGGGGGGGGGDGGADDDGDVSDKKDELGGVNSEMLRRNLEKIVGTDDSAFNGLDLATLIRNKYGRSYDVQLIKKEFMGRNLLALNVMWRYMEQAVSIFIDMDESGGRANEWIYR, from the exons ATGTGGAGCATAATATCAAGCCAACATTGTAGCTGGGCAGGCGGAGGTCAGCAACAACACCAAATTTGCTATACTCAGAGTAACAAATTTGCTTATCTTCAATTCGGAGGAACCAACTTCTCTCATGCTCTCTCTGCTTTCCACAACTTAAGTAGCAAGAAATACCTCAGCTTCTCCACCCCATTGGATGATAATAATGTTCCTGATGAATCAcaaggtggtggtggtggtggtggtggcggtGGTGACGGTGGTGCTGATGATGACGGTGACGTAAGTGACAAGAAAGATGAACTTGGTGGG GTTAATAGTGAAATGCTGAGAAGGAATCTTGAAAAAATTGTGGGTACTGATGATTCTGCATTTAATGGATTAGACCTTGCAACTCTTATAAGAAACAAGTATGGAAGGTCTTATGATGTTCAACTTATCAAGAAG GAGTTCATGGGAAGAAATCTCCTTGCTCTAAATGTCATGTGGAGGTACATGGAGCAG GCAGTAAGCATTTTTATAGACATGGATGAGTCAGGAGGGCGGGCAAATGAATGGATTTACCGGTAG
- the LOC126678311 gene encoding uncharacterized protein LOC126678311, with the protein MWREDGIAEVVQGDPNPFGEDSNCLEALLYDDQVKDIQSLSAKCNNTPRIVLTSDRPVTVTLGAECIYEDERQDPTGALQIVDLQIASGKLDDDPAQVQDTLIEVDMGSGVQTKPMFISDQFDKGTVDKLIALLREFKDCFAWSYEEMSGLDRSVIEHKLPQKAGFKPFRQPPRRMSKEVETLVHDEIRRLEAAGFIREAKYTEWLSNIVPVMKKNGKLRVCVDFRNLNLATPKDEYPMPIADMMVDGAAGHTILSFLDAHSGYNQVPIDEKDVSKIAFRCPGPIGAYEWVVMPFGLKNVGATYQRAMNKMFAGLDCLEIYIDDVVIKSQTSEQHLINLRDTFVRMRENGLKMNPLKCAFGVSAGNFLGFLVHQRGVEVDKNKAQAIIYAEPPKTKKQLQRLIGQINFLRRFISNTAGRLRSWRTLLKAGGTSQFVWTEEQQKVFDEIKTYLVKPPVMMPPKQGQPLLLYISAAHESLECMLAHEDQGVERSVYYLSKSLTDTEIRYSTIEKLCLCLYFTCCKLRYYMLPVVVYVLSQTDVIKYILSRPYLRNRLGKWAIAMSEFTLVYVPQKAVKGQALADFLADHPNVPIKEVTCFDLIPWKLWFDGSKTNKGAGAGILIVSLQDLVFRMSFSLTFQCTNNQAEYEALIIGLEVLAELGAKAIQVKGDSLLVIKQVIGEFKCESDVLIRYCNKAKHLMDGFSETWIEFAERAENEEANNLAQHGSGYKIMAGFEVIERTTPCLHTGGITPDDCRSAYHLDTTADWRKELIDWFRHPDPTNRRTRMLTTNYVILADELYKRCREGLLFRCIGPKEAMLVMAEVHEGISGAHQAGPRMRWLIHKYAFIGRKWNKIVSGTPEDVKLVRNLDRFNTFQQTYYIRLSSRGHLEDGQ; encoded by the exons ATGTGGCGCGAAGATGGAATAGCAGAAGTTGTGCAAGGCGACCCAAACCCGTTTGGAGAAGATTCTAATTGTTTGGAGGCGCTATTGTATGATGATCAAGTGAAAGACATACAATCATTGAGTGCGAAATGCAATAACACTCCACGGATTGTCTTAACTTCAGATCGGCCTGTGACAGTCACACtcgggg CGGAATGTATCTACGAAGACGAAAGACAAGATCCGACAGGGGCCCTTCAAATAGTCGATTTACAAATAGCGTCGGGCAAATTGGATGACGATCCTGCTCAGGTGCAAGACACGCTGATAGAAGTTGACATGGGATCCGGAGTACAAACCAAGCCTATGTTCATCAGTGATCAGTTTGATAAAGGGACAGTTGATAAACTAATCGCTTTACTGCGAGAATTTAAAGATTGCTTCGCATGGTCATATGAAGAAATGTCGGGATTGGACCGATCTGTTATTGAACATAAGTTGCCGCAAAAGGCTGGGTTCAAGCCGTTTCGGCAGCCTCCGAGACGTATGTCAAAAGAAGTGGAGACACTAGTTCATGACGAAATCAGACGACTCGAGGCAGCCGGGTTTATTAGAGAAGCTAAATATACAGAGTGGTTATCTAACATTGTCCCAGTCATGAAAAAGAATGGTAAATTGAGAGTTTGTGTCGATTTCAGGAACTTAAATTTAGCCACGCCGAAAGACGAATATCCAATGCCCATTGCAGATATGATGGTTGATGGCGCGGCCGGACATACCATTTTAAGTTTCCTCGATGCACACTCTGGTTATAATCAAGTCCCGATCGACGAAAAAGATGTATCCAAAATAGCATTTCGTTGTCCAGGGCCGATCGGCGCATACGAATGGGTTGTTATGCCATTCGGCCTAAAAAATGTTGGGGCCACTTATCAGAGAGCGATGAATAAAATGTTCGCAGGTTTGGATTGTCTGGAAATTTATATAGATGATGTGGTCATCAAGTCACAGACCAGCGAACAACATTTGATCAACCTGAGAGATACCTTTGTCAGAATGAGAGAAAATGGCTTGAAGATGAACCCTTTAAAATGTGCGTTCGGTGTATCAGCTGGTAACTTCCTCGGTTTTCTAGTTCACCAAAGGGGGGTAGAAGTTGATAAAAACAAAGCGCAGGCGATCATATATGCTGAACCTCCTAAAACCAAGAAACAACTTCAGAGATTGATCggccaaattaattttttaaggcGATTTATTTCAAACACAGCGGGCCGATTAAGAAGTTGGAGAACATTACTAAAGGCCGGAGGAACATCTCAGTTCGTTTGGACAGAGGAGCAACAAAAAGTCTTTGACGAGATCAAGACTTATTTAGTCAAGCCTCCAGTCATGATGCCCCCTAAGCAGGGACAGCCgttattgttatatatttcgGCAGCCCACGAATCGTTAGAATGCATGTTGGCACATGAAGATCAAGGAGTCGAAAGATCGGTTTATTATCTGAGTAAAAGCCTAACCGACACAGAAATTCGATATTCTACTATCGAAAAGCTATGTCTATGCCTTTATTTTACATGCTGTAAATTAAGATATTACATGCTTCCGGTAGTGGTATATGTTTTATCTCAAACAGATGTGATCAAATACATTCTATCTCGACCGTATCTGAGAAATCGGCTTGGAAAGTGGGCTATTGCAATGTCAGAATTCACTTTAGTCTATGTTCCACAAAAAGCCGTTAAGGGACAAGCATTAGCAGATTTTTTAGCCGATCATCCCAATGTCCCGATCAAGGAGGTGACCTGCTTCGATCTAATTCCTTGGAAGCTTTGGTTTGACGGATCTAAAACTAATAAAGGGGCAGGCGCAGGGATATTAATTGTCTCGCTGCAAGACTTGGTTTTTCGAATGTCCTTTTCATTAACATTCCAATGTACTAATAATCAAGCGGAATACGAAGCGCTGATCATTGGGTTGGAGGTCTTGGCCGAGCTAGGAGCTAAAGCTATTCAAGTAAAAGGAGATTCTTTGTTAGTTATTAAGCAAGTTATTGGCGAGTTCAAATGCGAATCAGACGTCTTGATTAGGTACTGCAATAAAGCCAAACACCTCATGGATGGTTTTTCTGAAACATGGATAGAGTTCGCAGAAAGAGCAGAAAATGAAGAGGCGAACAACTTAGCCCAGCATGGAAGTGGATACAAAATCATGGCAGGTTTTGAGGTTATTGAGAGGACAACGCCTTGTCTTCACACTGGGGGCATAACACCAGATGATTGCAGATCGGCATACCACCTGGACACGACGGCCGATTGGAGGAAAGAATTGATCGACTGGTTTAGACATCCAGACCCGACGAATCGGCGAACCAGAATGTTGACCACCAACTATGTGATTCTGGCTGATGAATTGTACAAACGATGTCGTGAAGGTCTATTGTTCAGATGTATAGGACCAAAAGAAGCTATGTTGGTCATGGCTGAAGTACATGAAGGAATCTCGGGGGCACATCAAGCTGGGCCAAGAATGAGGTGGTTAATACACAAATACgcttttattggccgaaaatggaacaagatTGTATCCGGTACGCCAGAGGATGTGAAGCTTGTCAGAAATTTGGACCGGTTCAACACGTTCCAGCAGACGTATTACATTCGATTATCAAGCCGTGGCCATTTAGAGGATGGGCAGTAG